A genomic window from Arvicola amphibius chromosome 5, mArvAmp1.2, whole genome shotgun sequence includes:
- the Ftmt gene encoding ferritin, mitochondrial has product MLSCFWFFSKHIGPALRSLPRVLHRCTVPQCLAYRYPSGPLPVSSPRRLLASSKDSTGSARVRQNFHPDCEAAINRQINMELYASYVYLSMAYYFSRDDVALYNFSKYFLHQSLEEREHAEKLMRLQNQRGGRISLQDIKKPDRDDWESGLRAMECALLLEKSVNQSLLDLHTLASEKGDPHLCDFLETYYLNEQVKSIKELGDHVHNLVTMGAPAAGLAEYLFDKHTLGSESKH; this is encoded by the coding sequence ATGCTGTCCTGTTTCTGGTTTTTCTCCAAGCACATCGGCCCTGCACTGAGGTCCCTGCCCCGTGTGCTACACAGATGTACGGTCCCACAGTGTTTGGCCTACAGGTATCCTTCAGGTCCCCTACCAGTCTCCTCCCCTCGACGCCTGCTGGCCTCCTCCAAGGACTCCACTGGATCTGCCAGGGTGCGCCAAAACTTTCACCCCGACTGCGAGGCCGCCATCAACCGCCAAATCAACATGGAGCTTTATGCATCCTACGTGTACCTGTCCATGGCCTACTATTTCTCCAGAGATGATGTGGCCTTGTACAACTTCTCCAAGTATTTCCTTCACCAGTCCCTGGAGGAGAGGGAACACGCCGAGAAGCTAATGAGGCTTCAGAACCAGCGTGGAGGCCGAATCTCCCTCCAGGATATCAAGAAGCCAGACCGAGATGACTGGGAAAGTGGACTGCGGGCCATGGAATGCGCTCTGCTCCTGGAGAAGAGTGTAAACCAGTCGCTGCTGGACTTGCATACTCTCGCATCCGAAAAAGGAGATCCTCATTTGTGCGACTTTCTGGAAACGTACTACCTGAATGAGCAGGTGAAGTCTATCAAAGAATTAGGTGACCATGTGCACAACTTAGTCACCATGGGGGCTCCAGCTGCTGGCCTAGCAGAGTATCTTTTTGACAAGCACACCCTTGGAAGTGAGAGCAAGCACTAA